One Sphingomonas sp. OV641 genomic window carries:
- the pyrC gene encoding dihydroorotase — MTDRITIRRPDDWHVHLRDGAMLELVAGHTARQFARAIIMPNLTPPVTTAEAARGYRERILAALPTDAGFTPLMTCYLTDQADADAIAAAYAEGVFTACKLYPAHATTNSAHGVTDIFALAPVLERMQAIGMPLLIHGEVTDKDIDIFDREAVFIDRILQRLARDFPALKIVLEHITTTEAAQYVAEAPANVAATITPQHLLINRNAIFDGGIRPHAYCLPVAKREMHRLAVRKAAVSGSPKFFLGTDSAPHVVEAKESSCGCAGIFNAPFALESYLRVFDEEGAIDRFEAFTSENGARFYGLPLNEGVVTLERTETRVPDRIGDDALSVVPFHAGETIGWRMVD; from the coding sequence ATGACCGACCGCATCACCATCCGCCGCCCCGACGACTGGCACGTTCACCTGCGCGATGGCGCCATGCTGGAGCTGGTTGCCGGCCATACCGCGCGACAGTTCGCCCGCGCGATCATCATGCCGAACCTGACGCCGCCGGTGACCACCGCAGAGGCGGCGCGCGGTTATCGCGAGCGGATCCTCGCCGCTTTGCCTACGGACGCCGGCTTTACGCCGCTGATGACCTGCTATCTCACCGATCAGGCCGATGCCGATGCGATTGCCGCCGCTTATGCCGAGGGCGTGTTCACCGCGTGCAAGCTTTACCCCGCGCACGCCACCACCAATTCCGCGCATGGCGTGACCGACATTTTCGCGCTCGCCCCGGTGCTCGAGCGGATGCAGGCGATCGGCATGCCGCTGCTGATCCATGGCGAGGTGACGGACAAGGATATCGACATCTTCGACCGCGAGGCGGTGTTCATCGATCGCATCCTGCAACGGCTTGCCCGCGACTTTCCGGCGCTGAAGATCGTGCTGGAACACATCACCACCACCGAGGCGGCCCAATATGTCGCGGAAGCGCCGGCCAATGTCGCCGCGACGATCACGCCGCAGCATTTGCTGATCAACCGCAATGCGATCTTCGACGGCGGCATCCGCCCGCATGCCTATTGCCTGCCGGTCGCCAAGCGCGAGATGCACCGGCTGGCGGTGCGCAAGGCGGCGGTATCGGGCTCGCCCAAGTTCTTTTTGGGCACCGACAGCGCCCCCCACGTCGTGGAGGCAAAGGAATCCTCTTGCGGCTGCGCCGGCATCTTCAACGCGCCGTTCGCGCTGGAAAGCTATCTGCGCGTGTTCGACGAGGAGGGCGCGATCGACCGGTTCGAGGCGTTCACCAGCGAGAATGGCGCGCGTTTCTACGGCCTGCCGCTGAACGAAGGCGTGGTGACGCTGGAGCGGACGGAGACGCGCGTGCCTGACCGGATCGGTGACGACGCGCTGTCGGTCGTGCCGTTCCATGCCGGCGAGACGATCGGCTGGCGCATGGTCGACTGA
- a CDS encoding DnaJ domain-containing protein produces the protein MAKDRPNARFHGRIEGDRPCEAPGCEAAGEFRAPPLEGPGGDGPGTYRWFCLDHVRAFNSSYNYFDGMTAEEINRAQRPMAGWERETRAFARAGAGDQGPRWADFADPLDAIGARFRREVAPERSDGKPLSGQDRASLKVLGLAPDADRTALRRRYSELVRQYHPDRNGGDRSHEGMLQKVIAAYQQLRQAPAFA, from the coding sequence TTGGCGAAGGATCGGCCGAACGCGCGTTTTCACGGGAGGATCGAGGGCGACCGGCCGTGCGAGGCACCCGGTTGCGAGGCGGCCGGGGAGTTTCGCGCGCCGCCGCTGGAGGGGCCGGGCGGCGATGGCCCGGGAACCTATCGCTGGTTCTGCCTCGATCACGTGCGCGCGTTCAATTCGAGCTACAATTACTTCGACGGCATGACGGCGGAGGAGATCAACCGCGCGCAGCGGCCGATGGCCGGTTGGGAACGCGAGACCCGCGCCTTTGCCCGCGCCGGCGCCGGCGACCAGGGGCCGCGCTGGGCCGATTTCGCCGATCCGCTCGACGCGATCGGCGCCCGTTTTCGGCGCGAGGTCGCGCCCGAGCGGAGCGACGGCAAGCCACTGTCGGGGCAGGATCGCGCAAGCCTCAAGGTGCTTGGCCTCGCACCCGACGCGGATCGCACCGCGCTGCGCCGGCGGTACAGCGAACTGGTCCGCCAATATCATCCGGATCGGAACGGCGGGGATCGCAGCCACGAGGGCATGTTGCAAAAGGTGATTGCCGCCTACCAGCAGTTGCGGCAGGCGCCGGCCTTCGCCTGA
- a CDS encoding BolA family transcriptional regulator, protein MTTPSTGPVEQAITARLAAALDPTHLQVINESALHRGHAGDDGSGESHFRVVVESAAFAGLNRVARQRLVNQALAELLRDHVHALAMKTLAPGEPR, encoded by the coding sequence ATGACCACGCCTTCCACCGGCCCTGTAGAGCAAGCCATCACCGCCCGTCTCGCCGCAGCGCTCGACCCGACGCACCTTCAGGTAATCAACGAAAGCGCGCTTCACCGCGGCCATGCGGGGGACGATGGATCGGGCGAATCGCACTTCCGCGTGGTGGTGGAAAGCGCAGCCTTTGCCGGGCTGAACCGCGTGGCGCGGCAGCGGCTGGTCAACCAGGCGTTGGCCGAGCTGCTGCGCGATCATGTCCATGCCCTGGCGATGAAGACCCTGGCGCCGGGCGAGCCGCGGTGA
- a CDS encoding NUDIX hydrolase yields the protein MSGAGAPVLRARVARPAARILLVDRAGQILLFRFAPGDNRAPFWCTPGGAVDPGESYAEAARRELFEETGIRADPGPEVAQRQVDFLTIERVEVTADERWFRVDVDAMEIDPAGHTELERRVMTKWRWFRRDEIAGWPELIYPDDLLAMLEATDHDA from the coding sequence GTGAGCGGTGCCGGCGCTCCCGTCCTGCGGGCGCGGGTGGCCCGGCCGGCGGCACGCATCCTGCTGGTCGATCGCGCGGGCCAGATTCTCCTGTTCCGCTTCGCGCCGGGCGACAATCGGGCGCCCTTCTGGTGCACGCCGGGCGGCGCAGTCGATCCGGGTGAAAGCTATGCCGAGGCGGCGCGGCGCGAACTCTTTGAGGAAACCGGCATTCGCGCCGATCCGGGTCCTGAAGTGGCGCAGCGACAGGTGGACTTCCTCACCATCGAACGCGTCGAGGTGACGGCCGATGAGCGCTGGTTCCGGGTCGATGTGGACGCGATGGAAATCGACCCTGCCGGCCACACCGAGCTCGAACGGCGCGTGATGACCAAGTGGCGCTGGTTTCGCCGCGACGAGATCGCCGGCTGGCCCGAATTGATCTACCCTGACGATCTACTCGCCATGCTGGAGGCCACCGACCATGACGCGTGA
- the clpS gene encoding ATP-dependent Clp protease adapter ClpS, translating into MAERREDGGPEDGGGTGVGVATRTRAKVKEPTPYRVLMLNDDYTPMEFVVLCLQRFFRMNAEEATRVMLHVHQKGVGVCGVFSYEVAETKVGQVMDFARANQHPLQCTLEKA; encoded by the coding sequence ATGGCGGAACGACGGGAAGACGGCGGTCCAGAGGACGGCGGTGGCACCGGCGTTGGCGTGGCGACGCGTACGCGTGCCAAGGTCAAGGAGCCGACGCCCTATCGCGTGCTGATGCTCAACGACGATTACACCCCCATGGAATTCGTGGTGCTGTGCCTGCAGCGCTTCTTTCGCATGAATGCGGAGGAAGCGACGCGGGTGATGCTCCACGTCCACCAGAAGGGCGTCGGGGTGTGCGGCGTGTTCAGCTACGAAGTGGCGGAAACCAAGGTGGGGCAGGTGATGGATTTCGCCCGCGCCAACCAGCACCCGCTGCAATGCACGCTCGAAAAGGCCTGA